In a single window of the Zea mays cultivar B73 chromosome 5, Zm-B73-REFERENCE-NAM-5.0, whole genome shotgun sequence genome:
- the LOC103627189 gene encoding casein kinase I, protein MGLGKRENQVYVIDFRLAKKYRDTSTHQHIPYRENKNLTGTTRYASVNTHLGIEQSQRDDMESLGYVLMYFLRGSLPWQGLKAGNKKQKYEKISERKIAFNTPNIREGFQFDYVFN, encoded by the exons ATGGGTCTCGGGAAAAGAGAAAACCAG GTTTATGTTATCGATTTTAGACTTGCAAAGAAGTACAGAGATACATCAACACACCAGCACATTCCATACAG AGAGAACAAGAACTTGACTGGAACAACAAGATATGCAAGTGTAAATACCCACCTTGGAATTG AACAAAGCCAGAGGGATGACATGGAATCTCTTGGATATGTACTGATGTACTTCTTGCGAGGAAG CCTTCCATGGCAGGGCCTGAAAGCTGGGAACAAAAAACAAAAGTATGAAAAGATTAGCGAAAGGAAAATTGCATTTAATACACCCAATATTCGGGAAG GTTTTCAGTTTGATTATGTTTTTAACTAG